Within the Fischerella sp. PCC 9605 genome, the region TTCCTTCAAGTTGGATGGGCAGTACATCATCTGTTAAAACAGAGTAGCCGTGATTGTGAAAAGCTGTTGCCAAAGTAGACTTTCCCCAACCGGAACCACCCATAAACGCTACACCTTTGTTGTTGATGTCAATACAACTAGCATGTATAACTAGGAGTCCTCTCTGTCGCAGCAGTACGCACAATACAGGGCCTAGAAGTAGAGTGCGAATAAGCGCCTCGTCTACACCCGGTACAGTATTGATAACTATTTCCCGTCCGGAGTGAATAAAAAACTTACCTACTTCTGGTATTTCCCCCAAAAAACTTTTGCCACTCTCGTATTGCGTTGCGATCGCATCATCTATATTGCCAAACCGGACGATCGCATCTGGCTCACCCTCAGTTTCAATCAATTCGGGAAATTGCAATTCGGAAGCTATGCATAAGTTGTAGGCTTTATAAAATTTCATATCCTGACTTTCTTAAGTTGCGATCGCAAAAGAGATTTGCTCCAAATTCACCAAACATCTTGTGTCCGTTCAATTACACTCCTAGATAGTAAATCAGCATAGATATCTTGCACCCTTCTCAACAAGAGCCAGGGGCTGCTAATTCTCGTTACCAAGTTGAACCTGGTAACGAGGTTTCGAGATTTTGGAGGCTTTCCTTCAAAAAGGAAAACATCTGCTACTAGTGGTCTATCGCATTAGTTGTGATAAGTTGTTAAAGTTCGTAGTTAGGGCTTGAGCACCTTGAAATTGAGCGATAAATCGCTCACTACAAACTTCTCATAAACCTCTCATAATTAATGCGATGCTAGTACTTCACCGTATTAATTTTGACAGGTTGCCTCTTTCCGGATAACTTTTTAACAAAGCTTTTCAGAAAAAATTTATCTGTCATCATCTCTGTGGTGTTGTACTAGTCTATTATTTACAAAAGCAGAAGTTTTACTTCTGCATTAGTCCAGTTGAACTACCACAGAGACAATCCATCAAGTTGGTGTTGTCTCTGTGTCCCTTTCACTAAATAGTTTCTACAGCTTTAATCCCAAGATTGGGCTGATAGAACTATTTATTTACAATTCCCCAATCCACCTCCTTTACCATCGCAGAATACATCCCTTGAACCGAGGTCATTACCATCTGATACAGCATTGCCAGAGAAAAACAAAAAATCTTTCCTGGATTCACCACCAAGAATTTGTGTAATCTCGGCAACATCTCCGTGAAAAGTAAGTTGGGGAGCGCTGTATTGATTTTTCATGATATGTCTCCTGATTTTGAGTGTAAATTGATGTAGTTTGTAGACGGTAGTGCCCCATGCTTGGACTTACGGTGTAGCTTAAAGGTGATAAATATCGCTATATCTAAAACTACAGCCTGCCAAGAAGTGGAATTTACAATATTTTTTTAAGTAGTGATGTATAAAAATTCCAAACCACATCTTGCCAATCTTTGAGATTGGCAAGGTCACATACTGAGTATCAAGTTGAAAACTCAAAATGAGTGCTAAAACACCAATTTAGTGTTAGAACTGAAAGCTGAGAAAACAGATTAATCTTGACTTAGAAACACTAAAATTTTGTTGCTCCAACTCAAAAAAATCGCTCTCTGGGATTGATGAATTGGTGTTTTAGCAAATTGGTCAGAAGCCTGAGGTTATAGGTTTATATGATCTACTTCTTTGGGCACTTCTCTGGTAGACCGTTCTCATCGCACCTAAACAGAATACCGTCTACAGAACCCGTACCGCCAGTAAGACTAACGGTTCCGTTGGGGGAAGAAGCATTACCACTGAAGAATAAGAAATCTTCTCGTTTACTAGTACCAAACATTTGGGTAATAGCTTCTACACTGCCATGAGTAGTGAGTATGGGTGTGCTGTAGGTTTTTTTCATGATTTGAACTCCTGTTCTGTGAGAATTAGCTGATTAAAATTGAGGTGGTGTTCCTCGCTGCTTGGACTTACAGAGTGGCTTAGTAGTTCTAATCCACAACCTGCCAAGAATTTGGACTTAAGGAATGACTTTTTTGTAGTCAATCCACAAAGCAAGGCTGACCGCCTGCCAAACTGCCATACAGTCATCGTCACTAACTTGGTTTCCTGCTGAGTTCATCCGTTGATAAGCTGCTTGCAGGAAATCTAAGTTAATGTATTTTTCCAGATGCTTAACTTTGTGGGACATCACCTGATCGAGAATTTGGCGATCGCGGTTGAGTAACCCATCGTTAAAATTTGGCGACATATTTGTTTTTCCGCCACGCCACTGAATTTTTTCCGGAAGGATACCTGCTAAAGCACGACGCATCACCATTCTTCCCCATCCTTGGTATAACTTTTGCTCAGCGGGTAATGCTACACAAAATTCTATTAATCGCTTATCCATAAATGGATGGCGGGCTTCTAAAGAAAACATCGCCGCATATTGATCCATTTGTTCTAGGGTGTAGGCTAATATACCTTGATTTAAACTGCGCCAATGTTCTTCTTTTAACGTCAGCGGTGATTCGCGAGGAGGGTTTAACGTTTGAATTCGCTCATCTAGACGAATGCGTTCGGCAAAGTGATGGTTAACTAAGGGAGTCTCAGACAAAGAGGAATGAGAAGATGTTCTTTGTTTGTGCCCTCTCTTCCAAAATCGCTGTATTTGTTCCCAAATAGGTTTAATTCCGTGATAAATAATTAAAAGTTTGCGTGAAGCACCAAAATGCTTGTGAATTAGTTGCACTGCTCTAGCAAATTCTATCCATCGCCACTGCTTGACTAAATCCCGCAGGAATGGTAATCCATAATGCCGAAACACTGCATATGGTGAAATATTATGGTGTGGTGCAATGGCTTTTGCTTCCTGAATGAGAGTTTGCCATTTTCCTTGGCGTCCCAATTCTGTCAATCTAGCTACACCATGACTGACTGTGGTGTCACCATCAAAACCATCAAGGGAAATCCGCAATCCTAGTTCCTTGGCAGCGCAGTTCACTATCCAAGGATAGAAATGACTTGGCCCTAGTAAGGCTTCATCTTCATACTGAAAAATGCTATCTAGATTGGATAACGGACCGAACTCATCACCATGAACGTAGTGAGGAATGAGCCCTCCCTGTTCTAATACAGCATTGATAAAAGGACGCTCATCACATTCAGTAATTTTGTCAAAAATACTTGATATGGTGTGCAGTGGAGTTTTTCCAGTTTCCGCAAGTATATCCCGTGCCACACAGGTAACGGCAGAAGAATCTAACCCACCACTCAGGTGACTGACAACAGGGAAGGCGCTACGCAAACGACAACGTACCGCTTCTGTGAATATTTGCCGAAATTCCTCTGCGTAAGCTTCGTTGGAAGCTAAGCGAATCTCCCGGTGCAAATCAAGTGACCAGTAAGACCATAACTGTATTCCTGATTGACTGACCACCATACAGTGGGCAGGGGGAAGTCGCAAGATATCTTTATATGTAGTGATGGCTTTATCTTCCATCATCAATGCCAAATAATCGCCAATTCTCACCTCATCGAGTCGGCGCGGTACTTGCGGTAAACAAAACAGTGCCTTAATCTCTGAGGCAAATACAAAGGCTTTGCCTGGCTGATGGTGGTAGTAAAAAGGCTTGACTCCAAAATGGTCTCTAGCACAAAAGAGAATTTGTTTTTGCCGATCCCAAATCGCAAAGGCGAAATCACCCAGTAGATGCTCTGGGCATTGCTCACCCCATTTTTGATAAGCAGCCAAGATTATTTGACTATCCGTAATTTTATCAGGCGAACAGCTAAAAGCCTGTAACTTAGACAACAATTCTTCTCGGTTATCTAAGCGAGCATCTGATGTAATAACTAAATTCTCATATTGGTCAACTAAAGGTAACTTTTCTAGTAAAGACTCTGGTGTTGTCCACAGCAGGCGATGCGCGAAACCTACAGACTCTCCAACCCAGATATCTGCATCATCAGGACCCCGATGTGCCAGGACATCTACCATCTTCTCTAGATATTTGCGATTTACAGGAGAACCATCAAGATGGTAAGTTCCCATGATGCCACTCATAGTTTCACTCCTTCTAAGGATGGCAACGGGATAAAGCGGTAAAGATCCGAAAGATTACCGATTACAACTCTTCCCTGATGCTCAATCCAAGCATGAGCTTCTAGTTTTCCTAACTCTGTCTTGGCAACACCAATGCGAAGTTGTGATGCGTATCCGTACTGGTTCATAATTACATGGGTAGTCAAGGCACGAGCCAGACACTTGACACCAGGCATACAGCGAGTTACAGCGTTAACAGCCCAAATAATTTTGCTCAGGGTGACTTGGTTGGGAGAATGGGATCGCCTACTTGGTTGACTGATTTTTTCTAACAGCTTTAACAGGTTTCTAAACGGTAGCAACCACAGCCCTAACCTAACGCCACCTAGTAAGATTAAGGTTGTGACTAGAAGGTTGCGTTCTCCAGCCCCTAGCCTGAGTAACTTATGCAGCCGTCTCATTCGTGACATTGATTAATCCCGCACCAAACAAGTCTTCTAGTAATGCGATCGCATCGCGATCGCACTGCTCAGCTTCAACTTCATACTCTTGCAGCAGAACTGCCGTGATATCTTTCACGGTCTTCGGTTTTTGAATCAAATTCCAGATCCGCGCTCCTACCTCATTCAAACCATGATAAGTACCCGACTTGATATTGAGAATTACTGCTTCGCCGCCTAGATCGGAAGAGATTTGCTCAGCAGATGCTACTACTATTGAATCTTTTAAGATGTTACGCTCCAGTGTTTTTGAGTTCATATTCTCTACAATTTCCTTTGACTATATTAACTAGCTGTGCAGTGAGTACTGTATAAACTAACCATATTATTCAGTGCTTATCCGGATGCTTTTGTCAAAAATGTGAAAAATTTTTCCAAGCTTTGCGCGACACACGTAGCTGTATATTGCTGATTTTCTTTGTAAACATCTAAAAATGCGAATATTCAAACAGTGTTTAAATTGCTACTAGAAAGTAAAAATTTGAATTTGACAAGTCTAGTCACTAGAATTTTGCAGTCAGTGATTTCAGCAAATATGTACTGAAACAGTTTTGTATAGTTAGCCCTGGTATAATGTATTGAAATTTCTTATATTAATCTGCGGTTTTTATTTACGCAGAGGTAGATATTCGTAAAGATAAACTGCCCTGGATATGGGAGATGCTTGTACTCTATCTTAAGATAGAGTATACAAAATACTATCCTTATACGTAAACTTCATCAGAAAAACACAATTGGATTAACCTTAGGTAAAGCAGTACGTATCCTTCCCGATCTGCCTATCTGTTAAGATATTCACTCACAAGCTCAACTTTGAACCTCAAAGGCTTAAATTTCACCTTCATACGCTCAGTTGATGCGATCGCACTTTTGCCAAGGATTTACTTTTTAGGATTAATATAATCGCAGAGATGGCGATCGCTCACCCAAAATTTTTAAGGGGCTTCCAAATAAAAAAATATCCAGTGTTGCTGAATAATGGGATGAATGAAGTTGACGCACCAGACGCACCAGACACGGCGATTATTGAGTCATGCAAATTCCAAAATTATCCCGCAATTATGCAACGTCAAATATCCTATCGCTCGCAAGACAAGAAAGATAAGGAGGACAAGGGAAGGAGGAAGAAATTGTGTGGGATGTAGGATTTGGATAATTTATTTTTTGGAGTTCCCTAAGAAAAGGTAAAAAAGCGATTAAACGCGCTCAACGCCTGATTTAGTCGTACTTATACCTAGATTTCAGTAAAATCTTCTTACTCAAGTGATAATTTCAATGCTTGTTGAAGTCCTATGTAAGATAAAAGTATTAGCCTCACTTAACAATCACCAATGACCTCGACCCTGCTGAAATTTCCTCGTCTGAATGCGCCTAAGCTACACCAGTTACCGAATGGTTTAACAATCATAGCGGAGCAAATGGCGGTGGAAGCAGTTAACCTAAATTTGTGGGTTAACGTTGGTTCAGCCGCAGAAGCGGATGCGATTAACGGCATGGCTCATTTTTTAGAGCATATGATTTTTAAGGGGACTGAGCGACTGATAAGCGGCGAGTTTGAACGTCGGATAGAAGAGCGGGGTGCTGTTACGAATGCTGCTACTAGCCAGGATTATACTCATTACTACATCACCACTGCTCCCAAAGACTTTGCTGAACTTGCCCAGTTGCAAATTGATGTAGTAACTAATGCTAGTATTCCTGACGATGCCTTTGAACGAGAGCGATTAGTTATTTTAGAAGAAATTAGACGTTCTGAAGATAATCCTCGCCGCCGCACTTACAGAAGAGCAATGGAGACGGCGTTTGAGAGACTACCATACCGGCGTCCGGTATTAGGGCCAGAAGAGGTAATTTCTCAACTCCGACCTCAACAAATGCGTGATTTTCACGCTACTTGGTATAAACCCCAGTCAATTACTGCTGTAGCTGTGGGTAATTTGCCAGTGGAAGAATTAATTGAAATTGTCGCCGACGGATTTACACAAACCAATAACCACCAACCAACAACCAACAAACAACAACCAACAATTGCTCCCGAACCTCCGTTTATTGAAATTATCCGGCATGAATTTGTTGACGAAAGTCTCCAGCAAGCACGGCTAGTAATGGTTTGGCGAGTTCCAGGGTTAGACCAACTCAATGAAACTTATGCCTTGGATATTTTGGCAGCAATTTTAGGACATGGGCGGACATCGAGACTGGTAAGGGATTTGCGCGAAGAACAAGGACTGGTTTCCCATATTTCTGTGAGCAATATGACTCATAAACTACAGGGAACATTTTATATTTCTGTCCATTGTCCAGTAGAAAATATTGCTGCTGTGGAAGAAGCGATCGCTCAACATATTAGAAGACTGCAAACAGAGATAGTCAAAGCATCAGAAATCGATCGCGTGTGCAAACGAGTAGCGAATAGGTTTATTTTTGGTAACGAAACACCAAGCGATCGCGCTGGTTTGTATGGCTATTATCAGACCTTGGTAGGAGATTTGGAACCAGCCTTTGACTATCCAAATCACATTCAAGCACAGGATGTAAATGACCTAATGCAAGCCGCTCAAAAGTATCTTTCCCCGGATGCTTACGGCGTGGTTGTGCTTAAGCCACATAGTTAGTGGTTAGTGGTGAGCTAGCGCGGTCTTGGGGGTTCCCCCCATGAGCGACTAGCGAACCCGAAGGGTTAGTGGTTAGTAGTTAGT harbors:
- a CDS encoding lasso peptide isopeptide bond-forming cyclase, with amino-acid sequence MSGIMGTYHLDGSPVNRKYLEKMVDVLAHRGPDDADIWVGESVGFAHRLLWTTPESLLEKLPLVDQYENLVITSDARLDNREELLSKLQAFSCSPDKITDSQIILAAYQKWGEQCPEHLLGDFAFAIWDRQKQILFCARDHFGVKPFYYHHQPGKAFVFASEIKALFCLPQVPRRLDEVRIGDYLALMMEDKAITTYKDILRLPPAHCMVVSQSGIQLWSYWSLDLHREIRLASNEAYAEEFRQIFTEAVRCRLRSAFPVVSHLSGGLDSSAVTCVARDILAETGKTPLHTISSIFDKITECDERPFINAVLEQGGLIPHYVHGDEFGPLSNLDSIFQYEDEALLGPSHFYPWIVNCAAKELGLRISLDGFDGDTTVSHGVARLTELGRQGKWQTLIQEAKAIAPHHNISPYAVFRHYGLPFLRDLVKQWRWIEFARAVQLIHKHFGASRKLLIIYHGIKPIWEQIQRFWKRGHKQRTSSHSSLSETPLVNHHFAERIRLDERIQTLNPPRESPLTLKEEHWRSLNQGILAYTLEQMDQYAAMFSLEARHPFMDKRLIEFCVALPAEQKLYQGWGRMVMRRALAGILPEKIQWRGGKTNMSPNFNDGLLNRDRQILDQVMSHKVKHLEKYINLDFLQAAYQRMNSAGNQVSDDDCMAVWQAVSLALWIDYKKVIP
- a CDS encoding lasso peptide translates to MKNQYSAPQLTFHGDVAEITQILGGESRKDFLFFSGNAVSDGNDLGSRDVFCDGKGGGLGNCK
- a CDS encoding lasso peptide biosynthesis PqqD family chaperone; translated protein: MNSKTLERNILKDSIVVASAEQISSDLGGEAVILNIKSGTYHGLNEVGARIWNLIQKPKTVKDITAVLLQEYEVEAEQCDRDAIALLEDLFGAGLINVTNETAA
- a CDS encoding lasso peptide; this encodes MKKTYSTPILTTHGSVEAITQMFGTSKREDFLFFSGNASSPNGTVSLTGGTGSVDGILFRCDENGLPEKCPKK
- a CDS encoding M16 family metallopeptidase is translated as MTSTLLKFPRLNAPKLHQLPNGLTIIAEQMAVEAVNLNLWVNVGSAAEADAINGMAHFLEHMIFKGTERLISGEFERRIEERGAVTNAATSQDYTHYYITTAPKDFAELAQLQIDVVTNASIPDDAFERERLVILEEIRRSEDNPRRRTYRRAMETAFERLPYRRPVLGPEEVISQLRPQQMRDFHATWYKPQSITAVAVGNLPVEELIEIVADGFTQTNNHQPTTNKQQPTIAPEPPFIEIIRHEFVDESLQQARLVMVWRVPGLDQLNETYALDILAAILGHGRTSRLVRDLREEQGLVSHISVSNMTHKLQGTFYISVHCPVENIAAVEEAIAQHIRRLQTEIVKASEIDRVCKRVANRFIFGNETPSDRAGLYGYYQTLVGDLEPAFDYPNHIQAQDVNDLMQAAQKYLSPDAYGVVVLKPHS
- a CDS encoding lasso peptide biosynthesis B2 protein — protein: MRRLHKLLRLGAGERNLLVTTLILLGGVRLGLWLLPFRNLLKLLEKISQPSRRSHSPNQVTLSKIIWAVNAVTRCMPGVKCLARALTTHVIMNQYGYASQLRIGVAKTELGKLEAHAWIEHQGRVVIGNLSDLYRFIPLPSLEGVKL